In Spirochaetota bacterium, a single genomic region encodes these proteins:
- the prfB gene encoding peptide chain release factor 2, with translation MRELTQIKGNIEELYTALHIDDKKKQLQLLVEETYNENFWKDQAQSTLIQQQITQLKKNIEPWDILRKDIEDSIMLLEMAIDENDNDVIVDISSRLDQFKKRFEQLETLELLSDPDDDKNAIMTIHPGAGGTESQDWASMLMRMYTRWAEDNGFDIEILDYMPDIEAGIKEVVMLIKGEYAYGLLKGERGIHRLVRISPFDSNQRRHTSFASVDVIPEAPEDIDIEINESDLRIDTYRASGAGGQHVNRTDSAVRITHIPTGIVVQCQNERSQHKNKAYAMKILKARLYELKRRELEKEKLEKFGEKKDIAWGNQIRSYVFHPYTMVKDHRTGEETGSVDHVMDGEINRFIYAYLKSLKSIKIK, from the coding sequence ATGCGAGAATTGACGCAGATTAAAGGCAATATTGAGGAGCTGTATACTGCGCTTCATATAGATGATAAAAAGAAACAATTGCAATTGTTAGTTGAAGAAACATATAATGAAAATTTCTGGAAGGATCAAGCACAAAGTACGTTGATTCAGCAACAAATAACCCAGCTTAAAAAGAATATAGAACCCTGGGATATTCTAAGAAAAGATATAGAAGATTCTATAATGCTTTTGGAAATGGCAATTGATGAAAATGATAATGATGTCATAGTTGATATTTCTTCACGGTTAGATCAATTTAAAAAACGCTTTGAACAATTAGAAACACTGGAATTACTATCCGATCCTGATGATGATAAAAATGCAATTATGACCATTCATCCTGGTGCTGGTGGTACTGAATCACAGGATTGGGCAAGCATGCTCATGCGCATGTATACACGATGGGCAGAAGACAATGGTTTTGATATTGAAATTCTGGATTATATGCCTGATATTGAAGCAGGAATAAAAGAAGTTGTCATGTTAATAAAAGGTGAATATGCCTATGGTTTGTTAAAAGGTGAGAGGGGGATTCACAGGCTGGTTCGTATATCCCCGTTTGACAGCAACCAGAGGAGGCATACTTCTTTTGCATCAGTAGATGTGATCCCTGAAGCACCTGAAGATATCGATATTGAGATAAATGAGTCAGATTTAAGAATTGATACCTACCGTGCATCAGGTGCAGGTGGGCAACACGTTAACAGGACTGATTCAGCTGTGCGGATTACTCATATACCAACTGGGATTGTAGTCCAATGCCAAAATGAACGATCACAACATAAAAATAAAGCATATGCAATGAAAATCCTGAAAGCACGCTTATATGAGCTTAAAAGGAGAGAGCTGGAAAAAGAAAAATTGGAAAAATTTGGTGAAAAAAAAGATATTGCATGGGGCAATCAAATTCGTTCTTATGTATTTCATCCATATACCATGGTTAAGGACCACCGTACAGGGGAAGAAACGGGCTCAGTAGATCATGTAATGGATGGTGAAATAAATAGATTTATTTATGCTTATTTAAAGAGCCTTAAAAGTATAAAAATTAAATAA
- a CDS encoding PorV/PorQ family protein, whose amino-acid sequence MINTKKYNIYVLISMLFLVICSSQYIYAAGSGGTSGADFLEIGVGSRPLGMGEAFTAEVGDVNAIYYNPAGLGTLKFPVMSFMHQELIVDSRFENVSLAFPIWNGFFGFSTSVFWVPPFDKIDINGNKIGTVNFYNVSGILAYGYSLGFMEVGGSIKYIYQQIDTLQLQSFAFDIGILKRITMYSPFDAPIKNLSLGLSIQNIGTNAKDDSLPRLIRAGLSYKMSHFFGFNVDLIENAITSSDLYDFTSGFNESFRVNAGVELNYLDILFFRSGYRFNDAGKYTFGLGFNYAIKNIAFVIDASYQDAGVFGPIYSFTVTFKLIPKVITIEDKLKAEVHYQRGIKYFITDDIDGAIEEFKKARDYNPYHKNVDKKIQDLEELKELKRQNELLEKEQQKIR is encoded by the coding sequence ATGATAAATACAAAAAAATATAATATTTATGTGTTAATATCAATGCTCTTCCTTGTAATTTGTTCATCCCAATATATATATGCGGCAGGTTCAGGAGGGACATCCGGTGCGGATTTTTTGGAAATTGGTGTTGGTAGTAGACCGCTTGGTATGGGTGAAGCTTTTACTGCTGAAGTTGGTGATGTGAATGCTATTTATTATAATCCTGCTGGCTTGGGTACTTTGAAGTTCCCGGTTATGAGTTTTATGCATCAGGAATTAATAGTAGATTCAAGATTTGAAAATGTTTCATTAGCGTTTCCAATATGGAATGGTTTTTTTGGTTTTTCTACTTCAGTTTTTTGGGTTCCCCCATTTGATAAAATTGATATTAATGGAAATAAAATTGGAACAGTTAATTTTTACAATGTAAGTGGAATTTTAGCGTATGGTTATTCCTTGGGATTTATGGAAGTTGGTGGATCAATAAAATATATCTATCAACAAATTGATACATTGCAATTGCAATCATTTGCATTTGATATAGGAATTTTGAAACGTATAACAATGTATTCACCTTTTGATGCTCCAATAAAAAATTTATCTCTTGGATTATCCATACAAAATATTGGAACAAATGCTAAGGATGACAGCTTGCCACGATTAATCCGGGCAGGATTATCATATAAAATGTCTCATTTTTTTGGTTTTAATGTTGATTTGATAGAAAATGCTATTACATCATCTGACCTGTATGACTTTACTTCAGGATTTAATGAAAGCTTTAGAGTCAATGCAGGTGTTGAATTAAATTATCTTGATATATTATTTTTCAGAAGTGGATATAGATTCAATGATGCAGGTAAATATACATTTGGCCTGGGTTTTAACTATGCCATTAAAAACATTGCATTTGTTATAGATGCTTCATATCAGGATGCAGGTGTATTTGGCCCTATTTATTCCTTTACTGTTACCTTTAAGCTTATACCAAAGGTCATTACTATAGAGGACAAATTAAAAGCTGAAGTTCATTATCAACGGGGTATAAAATATTTTATTACTGATGATATAGATGGTGCTATTGAAGAATTTAAAAAAGCAAGAGATTACAATCCCTATCATAAAAATGTTGATAAAAAGATACAGGATTTAGAAGAACTTAAAGAGTTAAAAAGGCAAAATGAGTTACTTGAGAAAGAACAACAGAAAATACGATGA
- the rph gene encoding ribonuclease PH encodes MSYLRKNNRKYDEIRKVTVIPQFCPAALGSVLYICGNTQVICAVSQSPQVPQHAMDKGIGWLTAEYTLLPYATNPRTERRNLRPDGRSIEIQRLIGRSLRTVLHLEAMQGVSLVVDCDVLQADGGTRTAAISGAYIALQLAVNSLLNQNILDENPVRAQVAAISTGYIANDLLLDLDYEEDSQCDVDMNLVMDSNNNIIEIQGTGEKRSYSIHELESMLQLAQYGIQKIFKIQNDMLKLSL; translated from the coding sequence ATGAGTTACTTGAGAAAGAACAACAGAAAATACGATGAAATACGTAAAGTAACAGTGATACCACAATTTTGTCCTGCAGCATTGGGGTCAGTATTATACATATGTGGCAATACACAGGTAATATGTGCTGTTTCACAGTCTCCGCAGGTACCACAACATGCCATGGATAAGGGAATTGGCTGGCTAACAGCTGAATATACATTATTACCGTATGCTACAAATCCAAGGACTGAAAGAAGAAACCTAAGACCCGATGGAAGGTCAATTGAGATCCAGCGATTAATTGGGCGAAGTTTGCGTACGGTTTTACATTTAGAAGCGATGCAGGGTGTTTCATTGGTTGTAGACTGTGATGTCCTTCAGGCAGATGGAGGGACAAGAACAGCCGCAATATCTGGTGCTTACATTGCTTTACAGTTGGCTGTCAATTCATTGCTAAATCAAAACATTCTTGATGAAAATCCAGTCAGGGCTCAGGTAGCAGCCATTTCAACAGGCTATATTGCTAATGATTTATTGTTAGATCTGGATTATGAAGAAGATTCTCAGTGTGATGTAGATATGAATTTGGTTATGGACAGCAACAATAATATAATTGAGATTCAGGGTACTGGCGAAAAGAGGTCATATTCAATCCATGAACTTGAATCAATGTTGCAATTAGCACAATATGGGATACAAAAGATATTCAAGATACAAAATGATATGCTTAAATTGTCATTATAA